The Triticum aestivum cultivar Chinese Spring chromosome 7B, IWGSC CS RefSeq v2.1, whole genome shotgun sequence genome window below encodes:
- the LOC123160654 gene encoding protein SUPPRESSOR OF NPR1-1 CONSTITUTIVE 4 — protein MASPHRRLLLFTVVVFLPQVFSQLPNICGTKANGRYACPDCSTSTAATSNRSAGFEANLLRLQASLQHMAATDASFLNSTFTTGASDTADTVFGLAMCFADAERSDCSSCLAGAAAELPGTRCAGRRDIVLWYGHCLVRYDDAPFFGSADTSPARRFDVPNPHNFSDPVSLGTARQRLAGRMLPAAAASALRFAFDAEEVTPNMTLHGLAQCTEDLSPEECSRCLASHMVWLAGCCADMDGVRLNGPNCYLRYEFMAFMPSMPPSMAPLLPPLPASEPGTPSGRKKARTYILAGTLSALALLCLFLLGAFLYYNKKFHGSLPPMPWKRDTPAIESFLRRQHPRRYSYSQVKRMTKSFSHKLGHGGNGVVYKGSLLDGREIAVKMLKDNRDVNGEDFMTEVASISRTSHVNVVTLLGFCLQGRSKRGLIYEFMPNGSLERYTSGRGTEHNSLGWETLFDIAVGIARGLEYLHRGCNAHIVHFDIKPHNILLDQDLRPKISDFGLAKLCSQKESTIAVSIAGARGTIGYIAPEVFSRGVGAVTSKSDVYSYGMMILEISGARRNIDDDDFAGSGTSSSSSKYFPQCLYEGLDQFCASACAIDDGEATELVRKMVVVGLWCVQISPSDRPSMTRVLEMLEKSAEELQLPQHAPRGL, from the coding sequence ATGGCTTCGCCTCATCGGCGCCTCCTCCTCTTCACCGTCGTCGTCTTCCTCCCACAAGTGTTCTCCCAGCTCCCCAACATCTGCGGGACAAAGGCCAATGGCCGGTACGCCTGCCCTGACTGCTCCACCTCTACTGCAGCCACCTCAAACCGTAGCGCCGGCTTCGAAGCCAACCTCCTCCGGCTCCAGGCCTCTCTCCAACACATGGCCGCCACGGACGCCAGCTTCCTGAACTCCACTTTCACCACGGGCGCCAGCGACACGGCGGACACGGTCTTTGGACTTGCCATGTGCTTCGCAGACGCGGAGCGGTCCGACTGCTCTTCTTGTCTCGCTGGCGCGGCAGCTGAGTTGCCCGGGACCCGGTGCGCAGGCCGCAGGGATATTGTCCTCTGGTACGGGCACTGCCTCGTGCGCTACGATGACGCCCCCTTCTTCGGCAGCGCGGACACGTCACCGGCGCGGCGGTTCGACGTGCCCAACCCCCACAACTTCTCCGATCCAGTGAGCCTGGGTACGGCGCGTCAGAGGCTGGCCGGGCGGATGCTCCCTGCCGCGGCGGCCTCGGCGCTCCGGTTTGCCTTTGACGCCGAGGAGGTCACACCAAACATGACGCTGCATGGGCTGGCACAATGCACGGAGGACCTGTCCCCCGAGGAGTGCAGCCGGTGCTTGGCGTCGCACATGGTCTGGCTCGCCGGATGCTGCGCCGACATGGACGGTGTCCGTCTAAACGGGCCCAACTGCTACCTGCGCTACGAGTTCATGGCCTTCATGCCCAGCATGCCACCGTCCATGGCACCCCTGCTACCTCCTCTTCCGGCGTCTGAACCAGGGACTCCCTCAGGGAGGAAGAAGGCTAGAACATACATACTTGCGGGGACCCTGAGTGCATTGGCGCTGCTGTGCCTCTTTCTTCTGGGAGCATTTCTGTATTACAACAAGAAGTTTCATGGCTCACTTCCTCCCATGCCCTGGAAGAGGGACACACCGGCGATCGAATCCTTCCTGCGTCGGCAACATCCGAGGAGGTACAGCTACTCGCAAGTGAAACGGATGACGAAATCTTTCTCCCACAAACTTGGCCATGGCGGTAACGGTGTGGTCTACAAAGGCAGCCTCCTGGATGGCCGCGAGATTGCCGTGAAGATGCTCAAGGACAACAGGGACGTCAATGGCGAGGATTTCATGACTGAGGTCGCCAGCATCAGCAGAACCTCCCATGTCAACGTCGTCACACTGCTGGGATTCTGCTTGCAGGGTAGATCGAAAAGGGGACTCATCTATGAGTTCATGCCGAATGGCTCCCTTGAAAGATACACTTCTGGGAGAGGCACTGAGCACAACTCACTTGGCTGGGAGACGCTGTTCGACATTGCTGTCGGCATCGCGCGAGGCCTCGAGTACCTGCACCGAGGTTGCAACGCGCATATTGTGCATTTTGACATCAAGCCTCACAACATCCTCCTGGACCAGGACCTCCGGCCTAAGATCTCTGACTTTGGACTGGCCAAGCTGTGCTCCCAAAAAGAGAGCACCATCGCAGTGTCCATCGCCGGAGCTCGGGGGACGATTGGGTACATCGCGCCTGAGGTGTTCTCCAGGGGAGTAGGGGCAGTCACCAGCAAGTCCGATGTCTACAGCTACGGCATGATGATTCTTGAGATATCTGGGGCTAGGAGGAACATCGATGATGATGATTTTGCTGGTTCAGggacaagcagcagcagcagcaagtatTTCCCCCAGTGTTTATACGAAGGCTTAGATCAGTTCTGCGCAAGCGCTTGCGCGATCGATGATGGCGAGGCGACCGAGTTGGTGAGGAAGATGGTGGTGGTCGGGCTGTGGTGCGTGCAAATCTCCCCTTCGGACCGGCCTTCCATGACCAGAGTGCTCGAGATGCTGGAGAAGAGCGCTGAAGAGCTTCAGCTACCACAACATGCTCCGCGTGGACTTTGA
- the LOC123160652 gene encoding pentatricopeptide repeat-containing protein At1g08070, chloroplastic: MLPSILSKSRNAPSPAGHRRRLRHLLSSSLGRATTLPPTTAIAASPPSPSTNSHLASSPHTYHHYTSILQSCVAAGSLRAGRQLHGRLLVSGLGPDTVLFTKLVDLYAACGHVGHARRLFDGMPKRNVFLWNVLIRAYAREGPREAAVQLYRGMAEHGVEPDNFTYPLVLKACAALLDMETGREVHERVSGTRWGQDVFVCAGIVDMYAKCGCVDNARAVFDGIAVRDAVVWNSMIAAYGQNGWPMEALSLCRDMAANGIGPTIATLVSTISAAADAAALPRGRELHGFGWRRGFGREDKLKTSLVDMYAKSGWVQVARILFEQLMKTELVSWNAMICGYGMHGHADEALALFNKMRGDAQVSPDNITFVGVLSACNHGGMVEEAKEFFDLMVDVYSINPTVQHYTCLVDVLGHTGRFEEAYDLIKGMPIKPDSGIWGALLNGCKIHKNVELGELALQKLIELEPEDAGNYVHLSNIYAQSGKWEKAARVRKLMTNRGLKKILACSWIELKGKTHGFLVGDASHPRSDEIYEELERLEGLMSDAGYVPDTMPVFHNVGDDEKRNMVRSHSERLAIAFGLISTPPGTKLLVTKNLRVCEDCHVVIKLISKIVQREIIIRDVNRYHHFVNGECSCKDYW, from the coding sequence ATGCTTCCCTCCATCCTTTCAAAATCAAGAAACGCGCCGTCACCCGCCGGACACCGCCGCCGTCTCCGTCATCTCCTCTCCTCTTCGCTCGGCAGGGCTACAACCCTCCCACCCACCACCGCCATTGCAGCATCACCACCATCTCCAAGCACCAACTCCCACCTCGCTTCTTCCCCTCATACCTACCACCACTACACCTCCATCCTCCAATCCTGCGTCGCCGCTGGTTCTCTGCGCGCCGGCAGGCAGCTCCATGGCAGGCTCCTCGTCTCGGGCCTCGGCCCTGACACGGTCTTGTTCACCAAGCTAGTTGATCTGTATGCTGCCTGCGGCCATGTTGGGCACGCGCGCCGCCTGTTCGACGGAATGCCCAAGCGGAACGTGTTCCTGTGGAACGTGCTGATCAGGGCCTACGCGCGGGAGGGGCCTCGCGAGGCCGCGGTGCAGCTCTACCGTGGGATGGCGGAGCATGGTGTGGAGCCGGATAACTTCACATACCCGCTGGTGCTCAAGGCATGCGCGGCGCTCCTGGACATGGAGACCGGGAGGGAGGTGCACGAGCGCGTCTCGGGCACGCGGTGGGGCCAGGACGTGTTTGTGTGCGCAGGTATTGTTGACATGTATGCCAAGTGCGGGTGTGTGGACAATGCTCGAGCGGTGTTTGATGGGATTGCTGTGAGAGATGCTGTGGTGTGGAATTCGATGATTGCTGCATATGGGCAGAATGGGTGGCCCATGGAGGCGCTTTCACTGTGCCGCGACATGGCTGCCAATGGTATTGGGCCCACAATTGCTACTCTGGTGAGTACAATATCAGCGGCGGCTGACGCCGCTGCTCTGCCTAGAGGGAGAGAGCTGCATGGATTTGGGTGGAGGAGGGGATTTGGGCGGGAGGATAAGCTGAAAACTTCCCTTGTGGACATGTATGCCAAGAGTGGGTGGGTTCAGGTGGCTCGCATTCTCTTTGAGCAACTTATGAAGACGGAACTCGTTTCTTGGAATGCCATGATATGTGGATACGGGATGCATGGCCATGCTGACGAAGCGCTTGCACTGTTTAACAAAATGAGGGGAGATGCTCAAGTATCTCCTGACAACATCACTTTTGTTGGGGTTTTATCTGCCTGCAACCATGGAGGGATGGTAGAAGAAGCAAAAGAATTCTTTGATCTGATGGTGGATGTGTACTCCATCAATCCAACGGTGCAGCATTACACTTGCCTTGTAGATGTTCTTGGTCACACTGGTAGGTTTGAGGAAGCATATGATCTCATCAAGGGGATGCCTATCAAACCGGATTCAGGGATATGGGGTGCGCTTCTCAATGGTTGTAAGATCCACAAAAATGTTGAACTAGGTGAGCTGGCCCTGCAGAAGTTGATTGAGCTTGAGCCTGAAGATGCTGGTAATTATGTGCATCTATCAAATATCTATGCTCAGTCTGGGAAATGGGAAAAGGCTGCAAGGGTGAGAAAGCTAATGACCAACAGAGGCCTGAAAAAAATCCTCGCTTGCAGTTGGATTGAGTTGAAAGGGAAAACTCATGGATTTCTAGTTGGGGATGCATCTCATCCTAGATCAGATGAAATATATGAAGAGTTAGAGAGATTGGAAGGTCTCATGAGTGATGCTGGTTATGTGCCTGACACAATGCCAGTTTTCCACAATGTGGGTGATGATGAAAAGAGGAATATGGTGAGAAGCCACAGTGAGAGGTTGGCCATTGCGTTTGGGCTCATTAGTACACCTCCTGGGACAAAGCTTCTTGTGACTAAGAATCTTCGAGTTTGCGAGGACTGTCATGTTGTTATCAAGCTGATTTCAAAGATCGTGCAGCGGGAAATCATCATAAGAGATGTTAACCGTTACCATCACTTTGTAAATGGTGAGTGCTCTTGCAAAGACTACTGGTAG